GTCGGCAGCGTCCTGTTCGGCAGCGGCTACGTGCTGCTGGCCTTCCTGCGCGCGGACCTCGTCGAACACTGGGGCTGGCTCACGGAAGCCCAGCTCCTGGACGCGGTCGCCGTGGGCCAGTTCACCCCCGGCCCCGTCTTCACCACGGCGACGTTCATCGGCTACCTGGTGGGTGGCGTATCCGGTGCGGGGCTCGCCACGCTGGGCATCTTCCTGCCTGCGTTCGTCTTCGTGGCGCTCAGCGGCCCCCTGATCCCCCGGCTTCGCCAATCCCGGACCGCGGGCGCGGTGCTCGACGGCGTCAACGCGGCCTCGCTGGCCCTCATGGCCGTGGTGACGTGGCAGCTGGGCCGCGCGGCCCTGGTGGATGGCTGGACGGTGGCCCTGGCCGTGCTCGGAGCCGCGTTGCTGCTCCGCTGGCGGGTCAACTCGGCCTGGCTGGTGCTGGGCGGTGCCGCAGTCGGGTTGCTGCGAGCTTCGTTGATTGGAATGACAGGCTAGAGCCCTTGAACCTGCACCGGCATGGATCGGTTCGTCGTGGTCCCGTCCCCGAGCCCGCCAGATCCGTTGAAGCCCCAGGCCCAGACAGTGCCAAGCGTATCCATGGCCAGGACGTGGTTGCTCCCCGACACGAAGACGTAGAGTCCAGGAACGCCCTGCACTTGAACCGGCAGGCGCCGGTCCACCTCCGTTCCGTCTCCCAACTGGCCAAGGCTGTTCGAGCCCCAGGTCCACAGGGTGGAGTCCAGCTTCAGTGCCACGAAGTGGTCGGCACCTGAAACGACGACCGCCGCGGTTCCAAAAGCCCCCTGCACCTGTACCGGCGTGGAACTGGAGGTCGTCGTTCCGTTCCCCAGCTGGCCCTGGCTGTTGTCCCCCCAGGCCCACAGGGTGCCGTCCAACTGCGCCACCACGGTGCTGCGGTTGCCGGCAGCGACGCTGATGATGTTGGTGAGCCCCTGAACCTGTGCTGGCGTCGACCTGGACGTCGTCGTGCCATCGCCCAGTTGGCCGTGAAAATTGCCGCCCCAGGACCAGACGGTACCGCCCGCCTTCAGCGCCACGGTGTGGTGGGCGCCTGCGGCGAGAGCGATGGTCCCGTTGAGGCCCTGGACCTGAACCGGTGTTTGGCCGTAGCCGCTCCCCCAGGCCCAGACCGTGTTGTTCGCCTTCAGTGCAACGGAGTAGCCGTTACCCGCGGCGACGGCGACCACCCCGGTGAGGCCTTGCACCCGGACAGGAGTGGACCGATCGGTCGTGGTCCCGTCACCCAGCTGGCCGTTGGCATTGTTTCCCCAGGCCCAGACGATGTCATTCGACTTGATGGCCAGGCTATGGGTCGCGCCCGCGGCGACATCGGTCACCCCGGTGAGGCCCTGCACGTGCACCGGCGTTGAGCGATCGATCGTCGTCCCGTCGCCCAGCTGGCCGTTGGCGTTGTAGCCCCAGGTCCAGACGGTGCCATCCACCTTCAAGGAGATGGAATGGGCCTCGCCTGCAGCGAGCATGAGCGTGACGGGGTTGCCCGAAAGCTTTTGCTGGATGACGTCCTGCGCGCGGCCCGGCTCGCCCTCCGCGCGCCATGCAGCCACCACCAGCCCCAAAGCCAGGCAGAGCCACCCACTTCGGCTGTATCGCCTCATGACGTTCTCCCCAGGGTAAGCGATTCAACGCCCGCACTCAC
This genomic stretch from Corallococcus macrosporus harbors:
- a CDS encoding RCC1 domain-containing protein, producing the protein MRRYSRSGWLCLALGLVVAAWRAEGEPGRAQDVIQQKLSGNPVTLMLAAGEAHSISLKVDGTVWTWGYNANGQLGDGTTIDRSTPVHVQGLTGVTDVAAGATHSLAIKSNDIVWAWGNNANGQLGDGTTTDRSTPVRVQGLTGVVAVAAGNGYSVALKANNTVWAWGSGYGQTPVQVQGLNGTIALAAGAHHTVALKAGGTVWSWGGNFHGQLGDGTTTSRSTPAQVQGLTNIISVAAGNRSTVVAQLDGTLWAWGDNSQGQLGNGTTTSSSTPVQVQGAFGTAAVVVSGADHFVALKLDSTLWTWGSNSLGQLGDGTEVDRRLPVQVQGVPGLYVFVSGSNHVLAMDTLGTVWAWGFNGSGGLGDGTTTNRSMPVQVQGL